Sequence from the Catenuloplanes indicus genome:
CCGTGGATGCCGGTGGTGCCGAACCGCAGGTACGACCGCGCGGTGTAGGAGCCGCCGTCCTCGATGTGGCCGAGCTTCAGCTCGCTCGCGCCGGACTGGTCGCTGCTGTAGGAGTTCTGCACGAACGCGTCGAACGCGACCGGCAGCGACGCCGGCGGGTCGATCGTGACCGGGAACGTCAGGTCCGGGCGGGCGACGAAGTCCGGGTCCGCGGTCAGCTCCAGCGTCCGCCCGCCGGTGACCTTCAGGCCGACCCCCGCCACGTTGACGTGCTCGCCGGAGCGGGCGCCGACCGTCGCGTCCCACATCACCGGCGCCTGCGCACGCCCGACCGGGCGGCCCTTCGCGTCGTTGAACGTGAGCCCGCCCGCGCCGTCCGCCGCCGGTCTCAGCGCACCGGTGCTGATCGGCAGCCGCAGCGTCGAGATCCGCTTCAGCGCGGCCCGGTCCTTGGCGACGAAGAACTGCGCGTACCCGGTGCTCTGCGCGGTGACCACCAGGTCGACGCCCGGCTGCACCTCACGGTACGTGGCGGTCGGGCCGTCCAGCACCGGCTCCGGCAGCGGGCCGGTCCAGGAGAAGCCGGTACGCTCGCCGCCGCTGCCGAACGCGGCGACCTCGTGGCTGCCGGTGCCCGGCGCCGCGCCGCTCAGCTCCAGCGCACGGGGGTGCACGCGCGGCGCGACCGTACCGTCCGGGCGCTTGACGAGCGTCAGGTCGACGGCCTCCCAGCGGTCGCCGGCGCGCACCCGGACCGGGGCCAGCGCCCGCTCCTCGGTGATCGTGCCGTCCGGGTTCGCGAAGACCTGGGTGGTCTCGGAGCGCTCGCCGAGCGCCTCCACCCGGCCGCCGCACAGCTTCGCCGCGACCGCGGCCGAGACCAGGTCGGCGCGGTCGGCCGGGCACGGCTTCGGCACCGCGTTGCGGGCCTCCGGCGCCAGCACCGCGGCCTCGGCCCGCGCCGCGGCCGGAACGTCCAATGCGGACGCGACGAGCGCGGCTGCGAGCAGGATCCCTAGGCGGGCAACGTATTTTGGTCTGGTTCCGGGCGCACGGCGATACCTCACGTGGCACTCCCCCGTATCAATGGCCGACGATCACCGGGACGCTAGACGCGCTCACAGGAAACTGACAAGAAGCTGCCAGGCGACGCCCATGTTCGGGGCGTGACGGCACGCCCGGCGGATGCGGCGTGGCGCCGTCGGCGTGGCGGGGCCGGGACCGGCCAAGATCGGCCACCGGACCCGTAGCGGCAACGTCACCTGGAGTAGCCGCCGCACCGTTAATTCCGACAAAACCCTGGACTCGCACACCGTGTCAGACCGGATACTCGGTCGCGTGACGGACAATCTGCACGGATTCCTCGTCGTCCAGCATGGACGGACCCTGATCGAACGGTACGGCGCGGGCCCGGACTTCGCCTGGGACCGGCCGCTCGGGCACGTCGCGTTCGACGCGGGCACGCTGCACGACGTGCGGTCGGTGACCAAGAGCGTGGTCGCGCTGCTGTACGGGATCGCGCTCGCCGACGGCCGGGTACCACCGCCGCACGCGCCGCTGCTGGCGTCGTTCCCGGAATACCCGGACCTGGCCGCGGACCCGGCGCGGGCCCGGCTCACCGTGGCGCACGCGCTGACCATGTCACTCGGGCTGGAGTGGCGGGAGGAGATCCCCTACTCCGGCCCGGCCAACGGTGAGATCGCGATGGACCTGGCCCCGGACCGCAACCGGTACGTCCTGGAGCGGCCGGTGATCTCGCCGCCCGGCCTGCGATGGGTCTATTCGGGCGGCGCGTCCGCGCTGCTCGGCCATCTGATCACGGCCGGGACCGGGCGGTCGCTGCGCGACTACGCCGCCGAGCGGCTGTTCGGGCCGCTCGGTATCGACGCGTTCGAGTGGATGGCGGCCGAGGACGGCGTGTTCTCGGCCGCGTCCGGGCTACGCCTCACGCCACGCGGCCTGGCCCGGATCGGCGAGCTGGTGCTGACCGGCGGCGGCGACGTGGTGCCGGCCGCGTGGGTGACCGAGATGCTGACCCCGTGGCTCACCGTGGACTGGGGCGACGGGTACGGCTACCAGTGGTATCTCGGCACGGCCGGCGGGCATCCCGCACCGTCCGCGATCGGCAACGGCGGCCAGCGCCTGATCGTGCTGCCCTCGCTGGCCGCGGTCGTCGTGATCACCGCCGGCGACTACGACGACCCGGAGCAGTGGCGGCTCCCGGCCCACCTCCTCGACGACGTCGCGCTGCCCACGCTCAGCTGAGGCGGCGGCCGGTCAGCCGTGCTGCCGCCGGTGGCGATGTCAGGAAATATCGAGCGGGGGTGCCGATGCCGGGCGGGCGAGATCGCTGCCGTCCGGGCGACACGGCGATGTCTGAGATCCGGCGGGACCGGCCGGACCCGGCAACCGGCGAGACCGGCCGGAACCCGGCAACCGGCGGGACCGGCCCACCCCGCCCGAAACCGACAACCGGCGATACCGGCCCACCGCACCGGGAACCGAGCCCGGGGAGCGTGGCCGGCACCGCCGGGGGCGGTGCCGAGCGGGTCAGCCGACCGGGGCCGGGAGCGGTGTGGCGTTCTCGTCCGCGACGGACACCTGCGCCGCCGACGGCCGTGGGTGGCGGCCGGGGAGGAAGAGCGCGATCAGCGTGCCGGCCGCGACCACCAGGCCGCCGACCATGATCGCCGGGACCAGGCCGTCGACGAAGGCGGTGGCGCTGATGTAGTCGCCGCGGGAGGAGAAGACCGAGGCGAGGACCGCGACGCCGACCGCCACGCCCAGCTCGCGGATCGTGTTGTTGGCGCCGGACGCCACGCCGTGCTGGGACTCGTCGACGCTGGCCAGGACCAGCGTGGACATCGGGGCGAAGGTCAGGCCCATGCCGACGCCGGCCATCGCGAACGCGCCGACGAGCGCGCCGTAGCCGACGATGGCGGTGGAGGCGGCGGCGATCCACAGGATGGCGGCGGCGAGCAGGGCCTGGCCGAGGACGATCAGCGTGCGGGCGCCGACCCGGCCGACCAGCAGGCCGGCGATCGGGGCGACGACCATCGGGGCCATCGTCCAGGGCAGCGTGCGGACGCCGGCGGCGAACGGGTCCAGGCCCTGGACCACCTGGAAGAACTGGGCGAGCAGGAAGACCGAGCCGAACACACCGGCGGAGAACGCGAACGCGACCGCGCTGACCACGCCGAAACCGCGGTTGCGGAACAGGCTCAGCGGCAGCATCGGGACCGGGTTGACGCGCTGCCAGACCAGGAAGCCGGCCATCAACGCCGCGCCGCCGCCGAGCAACGCGAGCACCCGGGCCGAGGTCCAGCCGTGGTCCGGTCCGTCGACGACGCCCCAGACCAGCGCGAGCACGCCGGCGGCGGAGAGGACCAGGCCGAGCGGGTCGAGGCGACGGGCGCCGCCGCGTGACTCGCCGAGCACGACGGCCGCGAGGACCAGCGCGAGCACGCCGACCGGCACGTTCAGCCAGAAGATCCAGTTCCAGTCGAGGCCCTCGACGACCGCGCCGCCGACCACCGGGCCGACCGCGACGCCGAGGCCGCTGATGCCGCCCCAGATGCCGACCGCGGCGTTGCGCATCCTCGACGGTACGGCCGCGGCCAGCAGCGTCAGCGACAGCGGCATGACCGCGGCACCGGCGGCGCCCTGGACCGCGCGGGCGGTGGTGAGCATCCACGGCTCGGTGGCCGTGGCGCAGGCCGCGGACGCGAGCGTGAACAGCGCGATGCCGGCCAGGAAGAGGCGCTTGCGGCCGATCCGGTCGCCGAGCGCGGCCGCGGTGAGCAGCAGCGCGGCGAACGGCAGCGTGTACGCGTTGACGAACCACTGCAGGTCGGTCAGGGACGCGCCGAGCTGGTCCCGGATGACCGGCAGCGCGGTCGTCACCACCAGGTTGTCCAGCGTGACCATGAACATCGGTATGCCGACCGCGGCGAGGACCGCCGCGAGTGGCCGTGTCGGAGCGC
This genomic interval carries:
- a CDS encoding serine hydrolase domain-containing protein yields the protein MTDNLHGFLVVQHGRTLIERYGAGPDFAWDRPLGHVAFDAGTLHDVRSVTKSVVALLYGIALADGRVPPPHAPLLASFPEYPDLAADPARARLTVAHALTMSLGLEWREEIPYSGPANGEIAMDLAPDRNRYVLERPVISPPGLRWVYSGGASALLGHLITAGTGRSLRDYAAERLFGPLGIDAFEWMAAEDGVFSAASGLRLTPRGLARIGELVLTGGGDVVPAAWVTEMLTPWLTVDWGDGYGYQWYLGTAGGHPAPSAIGNGGQRLIVLPSLAAVVVITAGDYDDPEQWRLPAHLLDDVALPTLS
- a CDS encoding MFS transporter, giving the protein MSAPTRPLAAVLAAVGIPMFMVTLDNLVVTTALPVIRDQLGASLTDLQWFVNAYTLPFAALLLTAAALGDRIGRKRLFLAGIALFTLASAACATATEPWMLTTARAVQGAAGAAVMPLSLTLLAAAVPSRMRNAAVGIWGGISGLGVAVGPVVGGAVVEGLDWNWIFWLNVPVGVLALVLAAVVLGESRGGARRLDPLGLVLSAAGVLALVWGVVDGPDHGWTSARVLALLGGGAALMAGFLVWQRVNPVPMLPLSLFRNRGFGVVSAVAFAFSAGVFGSVFLLAQFFQVVQGLDPFAAGVRTLPWTMAPMVVAPIAGLLVGRVGARTLIVLGQALLAAAILWIAAASTAIVGYGALVGAFAMAGVGMGLTFAPMSTLVLASVDESQHGVASGANNTIRELGVAVGVAVLASVFSSRGDYISATAFVDGLVPAIMVGGLVVAAGTLIALFLPGRHPRPSAAQVSVADENATPLPAPVG